The proteins below come from a single Gimesia alba genomic window:
- a CDS encoding RNA polymerase sigma factor: MTTDIEELISQIKQGSEPALLEFIEAHRAPLLAFINKNMSDGLKSKVEAADILQEASLSAVESLSQMDFEQKTPFNWLCHLSERRIIDNHRKFFQVQKRAAGREVKQRSPSDGEGQGFMDLLIASITSPSQAFSRGAKEMKLLMALESLPEENREAIRLKYVEGLPTKEIAAQLGKSDVAVRVMLSRSMVKLQELLMHEDEFKSMLGQ, from the coding sequence ATGACGACTGACATCGAAGAATTGATCAGCCAGATTAAACAGGGGAGCGAGCCGGCTTTGCTCGAATTTATCGAAGCGCATCGTGCCCCTTTGTTAGCCTTTATCAACAAAAACATGAGTGATGGGCTCAAAAGCAAAGTCGAAGCTGCTGATATTCTGCAGGAAGCATCGCTGAGCGCGGTCGAGTCATTGTCACAAATGGACTTTGAGCAGAAAACGCCTTTTAACTGGCTGTGCCATCTCTCTGAGCGGCGGATTATCGATAATCACCGGAAATTCTTCCAGGTGCAAAAGCGGGCAGCAGGACGAGAAGTCAAACAACGATCTCCCAGTGATGGAGAAGGTCAGGGATTTATGGATTTGCTGATCGCCAGCATTACCAGTCCCAGTCAGGCATTCTCACGCGGCGCAAAAGAAATGAAATTATTAATGGCGCTGGAAAGCTTACCGGAAGAGAATCGAGAAGCGATCCGCTTAAAGTATGTCGAAGGGCTCCCAACCAAAGAGATTGCAGCTCAGTTGGGGAAGTCCGATGTTGCGGTTCGCGTGATGCTCAGTCGATCGATGGTGAAACTGCAGGAGCTGTTGATGCATGAAGACGAATTCAAG
- a CDS encoding serine/threonine-protein kinase, translated as MSEPSPHLNTTDSQDSLAALTEVMEQFVGDWEAQQAPPELKQYLPETVPINRFLLIELIKIDLEFRWQQFNFPKRIGEYLEEFPLLLEETVPVDLLYEEYHLRRQNGFEVDPAEYLSFFPTASAQLKQLFELDHAYSSTKMLSHSPPQALHNFQPGHTVDDFELLTLLGKGAFAKVYQARQTSMQRLVALKISEDSSDEPQTLAQLDHDNIVRVFDQRLLPEQKIRLLYMQYLPGGTLQSVVEMIRKTAPAERSGKILISAINQSLELRGESRPAESYTYLTLKSLSWPEAICWLGIRLAKALDYAHQKGVLHRDIKPANVLLTSDGVPKLADFNISFSSHVTGTTPAAYFGGSLAYMSPEQLEAYDPTHTRSPESLDERSDLYSLGLMLWELLTGMRPFQDPAISTGWSSLLNQMIQQRQSGSDLNEMPQHLPPDCPEHLVTVLQKCLAPSPEERWSSGAELASQLKLCLNPRAQQILYPPSTSWFARLKGWEIPLVILVVAIPNILAGLFNFFHNQKHIVEHLKNSQEAFWQIQSTINLIAYPLGLGLIGWITWTILRFAAENRASNDSSEPQSAVVEKRCLRLGHYAALICTAEWVVAGIAYPVSMHYAIGSLSITAYLHFLGSLLLCGLIAASYPFFGVTWLSLHLIYPRLHAAHDFGQPAPESYTQIKRLSWVYLMLAFLVPMLSIASLAMINLDDKVAIGILTVAGTLGAISIFRVFQALQADLDALNGLYSPKQPGQ; from the coding sequence TTGTCGGAACCGTCGCCACATCTGAATACAACAGACAGCCAGGACAGTCTCGCTGCGCTGACAGAAGTGATGGAACAGTTTGTCGGCGACTGGGAAGCCCAACAAGCTCCCCCTGAATTAAAACAATATCTTCCCGAAACGGTTCCCATCAACCGTTTTCTCCTCATCGAACTCATTAAAATCGATCTGGAATTTCGCTGGCAGCAGTTTAATTTCCCCAAACGCATCGGAGAATACCTGGAAGAATTCCCTCTCCTTCTGGAAGAGACTGTCCCCGTTGATCTGCTCTATGAAGAGTACCATCTGCGTCGCCAGAATGGGTTTGAAGTCGACCCTGCGGAATATCTCAGTTTTTTTCCGACAGCCAGCGCACAGTTGAAACAACTATTTGAATTGGACCATGCCTACAGCAGCACAAAAATGCTGAGCCACTCCCCGCCACAGGCACTTCACAATTTTCAACCAGGGCATACGGTCGATGATTTTGAATTGCTGACTCTCTTAGGCAAAGGGGCGTTTGCCAAAGTTTATCAGGCACGTCAGACTTCGATGCAACGTCTGGTTGCGTTAAAAATTTCAGAAGATTCCAGTGACGAGCCACAAACCTTAGCACAACTGGATCACGACAACATCGTACGAGTATTTGATCAACGCCTGCTGCCAGAGCAAAAAATCCGTCTGCTATATATGCAATACCTTCCCGGCGGCACACTGCAGTCTGTCGTCGAAATGATTCGCAAAACAGCCCCGGCAGAACGCTCAGGGAAAATCCTCATTTCGGCAATTAATCAATCACTGGAATTGCGTGGGGAATCTCGACCTGCGGAATCTTATACGTATCTGACATTGAAGTCGCTCTCGTGGCCAGAAGCCATCTGCTGGTTGGGAATCCGACTGGCCAAAGCCTTGGACTACGCACATCAGAAAGGGGTCTTGCACCGTGATATTAAGCCGGCGAATGTGCTCCTGACATCGGACGGAGTCCCAAAACTGGCTGATTTCAATATCAGTTTCAGTTCGCACGTCACTGGCACCACGCCCGCGGCGTATTTTGGCGGAAGTCTGGCTTACATGTCCCCCGAACAACTGGAAGCCTATGATCCCACACATACCAGATCACCGGAAAGCCTCGACGAGCGCAGCGACCTCTATTCGCTGGGACTCATGCTATGGGAACTGCTCACAGGCATGCGTCCCTTTCAAGATCCCGCTATTTCAACAGGCTGGTCCTCCCTGTTGAATCAGATGATCCAGCAACGCCAATCAGGCTCTGACTTAAATGAAATGCCACAGCACCTGCCGCCGGATTGTCCGGAACACTTGGTAACGGTGCTACAGAAATGTCTCGCCCCTTCACCAGAAGAACGCTGGAGCTCCGGTGCGGAACTTGCCAGCCAACTGAAATTATGTTTGAATCCTCGCGCACAGCAGATTTTATATCCTCCCTCCACCAGCTGGTTTGCACGCCTGAAAGGCTGGGAGATTCCGCTTGTAATTCTGGTCGTAGCCATTCCGAATATCCTGGCCGGCTTATTCAATTTCTTCCACAATCAGAAACATATCGTCGAGCACTTAAAAAATTCACAGGAAGCGTTCTGGCAAATCCAGTCTACGATCAATCTCATCGCCTATCCTCTGGGTCTGGGGCTGATTGGCTGGATCACCTGGACTATCCTCCGATTTGCTGCTGAAAACAGGGCAAGCAACGATTCAAGCGAGCCACAATCCGCAGTCGTAGAAAAACGCTGTTTACGCCTGGGGCATTATGCGGCTTTGATCTGTACTGCAGAATGGGTGGTTGCTGGCATCGCCTACCCAGTCAGTATGCACTATGCGATTGGCTCATTATCAATCACGGCCTACCTGCACTTCCTCGGATCGCTTTTATTGTGTGGCCTGATTGCTGCCAGCTATCCGTTTTTCGGTGTCACCTGGCTCAGCCTGCATCTGATCTACCCTCGTCTTCATGCGGCCCATGATTTCGGTCAGCCCGCCCCCGAAAGCTATACACAAATCAAACGTCTGAGCTGGGTTTATTTGATGCTGGCCTTCCTGGTGCCGATGCTCAGTATCGCCTCGCTGGCCATGATCAACCTGGATGATAAAGTCGCCATCGGCATTCTTACAGTTGCCGGAACTCTAGGCGCCATCAGCATTTTTCGCGTTTTCCAGGCACTTCAGGCCGACCTGGACGCACTCAACGGACTCTATTCCCCAAAACAGCCTGGCCAATAG
- the eno gene encoding phosphopyruvate hydratase, which yields MTQIEYVQAREVYDSRGNPTVEVEICCANSRPGRAIVPSGASTGKFEAVELRDQDSERFDGLGVTQAVENVRREIADLLIGQDAADQRTIDSQLCALDGTENKSRLGANAILGASLATAYAAAEAQRQSPVERFAEIWSEYASGKSSSDSPQRTSLLAQSMLLPLPMVNMISGGLHAGRNLDFQDFLILPIGATSYRQAFEWIVTIYRRLGQILNKTGHEGTLIGDEGGYGPKLSCNSEAVKFVVAAIEASGLVPGQDVAIGLDVASTHFYDAETGTYHLNATGDEALSADDVIDMLERWVDTYPIISIEDGLAEDDWEGWKKLTERLGHRVQLIGDDLFVTNQRRLQQGIDSQTANSVLVKLNQIGTLSETLETLRMAIDHGYWPVVSARSGETEDTTIADLVVATGAGQLKVGSVGRSERLAKYNQLLRLEEQLAGRAGYHGGGIFSSLK from the coding sequence ATGACCCAAATCGAATATGTACAAGCGCGGGAAGTTTATGACAGCCGCGGCAATCCCACAGTGGAAGTTGAGATCTGCTGTGCGAATTCACGGCCGGGGAGAGCCATTGTTCCCAGTGGTGCCAGTACCGGGAAATTTGAAGCGGTGGAATTGCGTGATCAGGATTCCGAGCGTTTTGACGGGTTGGGTGTGACTCAGGCGGTTGAAAATGTACGACGCGAGATTGCAGATCTCTTGATTGGCCAGGATGCTGCCGACCAACGTACCATTGATTCCCAATTGTGTGCGTTGGATGGAACTGAAAATAAATCACGTTTGGGAGCGAACGCGATATTAGGGGCCTCACTGGCAACGGCATACGCGGCTGCTGAGGCACAACGGCAGAGTCCTGTCGAGCGATTTGCCGAAATCTGGTCAGAATATGCTTCTGGTAAGTCCAGTAGCGATTCTCCGCAGCGGACTTCTTTGCTGGCGCAATCCATGTTGCTGCCGTTGCCGATGGTCAACATGATATCGGGAGGTCTGCATGCAGGGCGGAATCTCGATTTTCAAGACTTTCTAATCCTGCCCATTGGTGCGACTTCATATCGGCAGGCGTTCGAATGGATCGTGACTATTTATCGCCGATTGGGTCAGATCTTAAATAAAACCGGGCATGAAGGAACTCTGATCGGAGATGAAGGCGGGTACGGGCCTAAACTCAGCTGCAACAGCGAAGCCGTCAAATTTGTCGTAGCAGCGATTGAAGCATCAGGTTTAGTTCCGGGCCAAGATGTGGCGATTGGACTGGATGTCGCCAGCACACACTTTTATGACGCAGAGACAGGTACCTATCACTTGAACGCGACGGGAGACGAAGCGCTTTCCGCTGACGATGTGATCGATATGCTGGAACGCTGGGTGGATACTTATCCGATTATCAGTATCGAAGATGGTTTGGCAGAAGATGACTGGGAAGGTTGGAAGAAGCTGACCGAACGATTGGGGCACCGGGTGCAGTTGATCGGCGATGATCTGTTTGTGACCAATCAGCGTCGCTTGCAGCAGGGCATTGACAGTCAGACCGCGAATAGTGTGCTGGTGAAATTGAATCAGATTGGCACACTCTCTGAAACATTGGAAACATTGCGCATGGCCATTGATCATGGATATTGGCCTGTGGTATCGGCCCGAAGTGGAGAAACAGAAGACACCACGATTGCCGATCTGGTTGTGGCTACAGGAGCAGGTCAGTTAAAAGTTGGATCAGTGGGGCGAAGTGAGCGTTTAGCAAAATATAATCAACTGCTCAGACTGGAAGAACAATTGGCTGGGCGAGCTGGTTATCATGGAGGCGGCATTTTTTCCAGCTTGAAGTAG
- a CDS encoding phosphotransferase family protein: protein MIQEITAENVISYLKAQHHLEPEETATAEALAWGVSNIVIRIDREDGADFVIKQSRKQLRTQAEWFSHLDRIWRELEVMQELQHLLPAGVVPQVLFEDRENYLFAMEAIDADHKVWKGELLDGKFDQNIARELGTYLSTIHRQSFLNEQYQAQWGDWEIFDQLRIDPFYRFIVKAHPEIKGWVDELIEEMSANRVCLVLADFSPKNILITEERIHLVDFETAHYGDPAFDLGFFLSHLLLKAIHYQQEGDVCISLAESFWKEYVNNQSPLPTGDGSQPNQLEEQELGRRTIQHLAACMLARVDGKSTVDYLPESLMQDQVRSFALSLVLDPPASLQNANLRLSEMLNS, encoded by the coding sequence ATGATTCAGGAGATCACCGCAGAAAATGTGATTTCGTATTTAAAAGCGCAACATCACCTGGAGCCTGAGGAGACTGCCACTGCAGAGGCATTGGCTTGGGGGGTCTCAAATATAGTCATCCGTATAGATCGAGAGGATGGTGCCGACTTTGTAATCAAGCAATCCCGAAAGCAGCTACGAACACAGGCAGAGTGGTTCAGCCATCTTGACCGAATCTGGCGTGAACTGGAAGTGATGCAGGAATTGCAGCATCTGCTGCCGGCGGGAGTGGTGCCTCAAGTTCTGTTTGAAGATCGAGAGAACTATCTGTTTGCGATGGAGGCCATTGATGCAGATCACAAGGTCTGGAAAGGGGAGCTGTTAGATGGAAAATTCGATCAGAATATTGCGCGAGAATTAGGGACTTATCTAAGTACGATCCATCGCCAGAGTTTTTTGAATGAACAGTACCAAGCCCAGTGGGGAGATTGGGAAATCTTCGATCAGCTCAGGATTGATCCCTTTTACCGATTCATCGTGAAAGCGCATCCGGAAATCAAAGGCTGGGTTGATGAGTTGATCGAGGAAATGTCTGCGAATCGGGTTTGTCTCGTATTAGCCGACTTCAGTCCCAAGAATATTCTCATTACTGAAGAACGAATTCATCTGGTCGATTTTGAGACTGCTCATTATGGTGACCCTGCGTTTGATCTTGGTTTTTTTCTAAGCCACCTTTTGTTGAAAGCAATTCATTATCAACAAGAGGGCGATGTCTGTATTTCGTTGGCCGAGTCATTTTGGAAGGAATACGTCAATAATCAGTCACCTTTGCCAACAGGCGACGGTTCCCAGCCTAATCAACTGGAAGAGCAGGAACTGGGGCGACGAACCATTCAGCATCTCGCGGCGTGTATGTTAGCGCGTGTAGATGGTAAGAGCACGGTTGACTATCTGCCTGAATCTTTAATGCAGGATCAGGTGCGATCATTTGCACTCTCGTTGGTCCTGGATCCTCCCGCATCACTGCAAAATGCGAATTTGCGATTGAGCGAGATGCTGAATTCCTGA
- a CDS encoding PIG-L deacetylase family protein, which yields MMLNLKKLTCLTLFLVSPLLFATPSLQAEDKAPLRIICFGAHPDDAEYKNGGTAALWAQQGHKVKLVSVTNGDIGHFEMAGGTLAQRRTAEVKAAAKILGVESEVLDIHDGELLPTLENRKKIVKLIREWKADLVISHRPWDYHPDHRYVGVLVQDAAFMVTVPYFCPDVPRLKKNPVFMYSSDGFQKPYPFRPDVVVAVDNVFDQKLKAVAQLVSQSLEGGAGGNPERAAKVPPANPPELRVEHIRPSWSRRQSSEANKYRTELIGIYGEDVGKKIKYAESFELCEYGSRPNKKMLLKLFPIEASIPKTDK from the coding sequence ATGATGCTCAACCTCAAAAAATTAACCTGCCTCACTCTCTTCCTCGTTTCTCCCCTCCTGTTCGCCACACCTTCTCTGCAGGCAGAAGACAAAGCTCCTTTGCGCATTATTTGTTTTGGAGCTCACCCGGATGATGCAGAATACAAAAATGGTGGCACAGCCGCGCTTTGGGCGCAACAAGGGCATAAGGTAAAACTGGTTTCCGTGACGAATGGAGATATCGGTCACTTTGAAATGGCGGGCGGAACACTGGCACAACGCAGAACAGCAGAAGTCAAAGCCGCCGCTAAAATTCTGGGCGTCGAATCGGAAGTCCTGGATATTCACGATGGAGAATTGCTGCCCACACTCGAAAACAGAAAAAAGATTGTGAAGCTGATTCGAGAATGGAAAGCCGATCTGGTCATTTCTCATCGCCCCTGGGACTATCATCCTGACCATCGATACGTCGGCGTACTGGTTCAAGACGCCGCCTTTATGGTCACGGTCCCCTACTTCTGCCCCGATGTCCCTCGCTTAAAAAAGAATCCCGTCTTTATGTACTCCAGCGATGGATTCCAAAAACCATATCCCTTTCGGCCTGATGTTGTCGTCGCCGTTGATAATGTATTCGATCAAAAACTCAAAGCGGTCGCTCAACTGGTTTCCCAATCATTGGAAGGGGGCGCGGGAGGAAATCCGGAACGCGCTGCAAAAGTACCACCGGCCAATCCACCAGAATTACGCGTGGAACACATTCGCCCTTCCTGGTCGCGCAGACAATCTTCCGAAGCCAATAAGTACCGGACTGAACTGATTGGCATTTATGGTGAAGACGTCGGCAAAAAAATCAAATACGCCGAATCGTTTGAACTGTGCGAATATGGTTCTCGCCCCAATAAAAAGATGCTCCTCAAGTTATTCCCGATTGAAGCATCGATTCCGAAAACTGACAAATAA
- a CDS encoding PSD1 and planctomycete cytochrome C domain-containing protein, with product MNRNTLGTTSCLFFFLSLIIQPAFLFAKDAKANASSIDFEKQIKPLFQAKCYSCHGREMQEGGFRLDLKSRALEGGDSGLAIKPGNSQKSELYHRVAGIGDGDKMPPEGEGTPLSTKELALIKRWIEQGATWPESANSKDKLPGSNHWAFQPVKQVTPPQVQNNSWSKNGIDAFILRKLEQEKVQPSAEAERSTLIRRVYLDLTGLPPSAEEWERWTQDTNPNWYEKLVNQLLASPHYGERWGRHWLDLARYADSDGFEKDSKRPHAWRWRTWVINALNDDMPFDQFSLEQLAGDLLPKPKTSQLVATGFHRNTLINREGGTDPEEDRVKRTVDRTNTLGSVWLGITVECAQCHTHKYDPLTQREYYRLYAFFNSLTEPDIGAPLPDEQAAFEKANQVYQKDHRPLVKAIREYEQNQLEKALINWEKQNTEKNPVWTVLQPESVHAKQNTTLIILPDHSILAEGENPGRAEIYTITFKTDLQNINGIRLEALTDPSLPKNGPGRSPSGDFELTMLTVKTASLEKPQTTQEIKLQKAQASFEMAGYKVDRVINNSPHTGWSISPQQGKKQIATFETKAAFGFEKGTLITVSLQQSSTRKLYHNLGRFRLSLTTGPKPLPLNGMTDLIAETLNTPRNKRTSEQQQELLEYYRTIDPQLEKLKQAELAHRKKAPRNPAETTKAQVVNHLKTPRKTRLLVRGDFLNPADEVQPNTPAILPPLNSKTPSRVDLARWLFDPNNPLTARVTVNRIWSRYFGRGLVSTINDFGTQGELPSHPELLDWLAIHFREHNWSLKQLHKLIVMSATYRQSSHTRPELAERDPYNTWLSHQNRLRVEAEIIRDQALSVSGLIKHKIGGRSVNPPQPDGVASLGYANSVKWPTSKGDDRYRRGLYTFFQRTVPYPMLMTFDSPDSNLSCTRRERSNTPLQALTIWNDPVFFECSQVLGKRIVEDTQQTDASLTSRINRAFQLTLARQPSQAEHDIIKQLYLEQTQHLKSDQAAVSKLTNSQIIPTGSTPQEVAAWIIIGRVLMNLDEFVTRG from the coding sequence ATGAATCGCAATACTCTCGGTACAACCAGCTGCCTGTTCTTTTTCCTCAGTCTGATCATCCAACCTGCTTTTCTCTTTGCCAAAGATGCAAAAGCGAACGCTTCCTCGATTGATTTCGAGAAACAGATCAAACCTCTGTTTCAGGCAAAATGTTATTCCTGCCACGGTCGGGAAATGCAGGAAGGTGGTTTTCGGCTCGACCTGAAAAGTCGTGCGCTCGAAGGAGGCGACAGCGGCCTCGCTATCAAGCCTGGAAACAGTCAGAAAAGTGAACTCTATCATCGTGTAGCAGGAATCGGTGATGGCGATAAAATGCCACCGGAAGGAGAAGGCACGCCCCTCTCTACCAAAGAACTCGCACTCATCAAACGTTGGATCGAACAAGGCGCTACATGGCCAGAGTCTGCGAACTCAAAAGACAAACTCCCTGGCTCAAATCACTGGGCTTTTCAGCCAGTGAAACAAGTGACTCCCCCTCAAGTTCAAAATAATTCCTGGAGCAAGAATGGGATTGATGCGTTCATTCTCCGAAAGCTGGAACAGGAAAAAGTACAACCCTCTGCGGAAGCCGAACGTAGTACCTTAATCAGACGTGTCTATCTGGACTTAACCGGACTCCCCCCCTCCGCAGAAGAATGGGAACGCTGGACTCAGGATACAAATCCCAACTGGTACGAAAAACTGGTTAATCAGCTCCTGGCTTCACCCCATTACGGAGAACGTTGGGGCAGGCATTGGCTGGACCTGGCGCGCTATGCCGACAGTGATGGTTTCGAAAAAGACAGCAAACGCCCTCACGCCTGGCGCTGGAGAACCTGGGTCATCAATGCATTGAATGATGACATGCCCTTTGATCAGTTTTCACTGGAACAACTGGCGGGAGATTTATTACCCAAACCGAAAACCAGTCAATTAGTCGCAACCGGGTTTCATCGTAATACCTTAATCAACCGGGAAGGGGGAACCGATCCGGAAGAAGATCGCGTCAAACGAACCGTCGATCGTACCAATACACTGGGTTCAGTCTGGTTGGGCATCACTGTCGAATGCGCGCAATGTCACACTCATAAATATGATCCTCTGACACAACGTGAATACTATCGGTTGTATGCCTTTTTCAACTCGTTAACCGAACCCGATATTGGCGCACCGCTCCCCGATGAACAGGCCGCCTTCGAAAAAGCGAACCAGGTTTATCAAAAAGATCATCGGCCCCTTGTCAAAGCCATTCGAGAATATGAACAAAATCAACTCGAAAAGGCACTCATAAACTGGGAAAAACAGAACACGGAGAAAAATCCAGTCTGGACAGTCCTACAGCCTGAATCTGTGCATGCCAAACAAAACACGACTCTGATAATTCTACCTGATCATTCCATTCTTGCAGAAGGTGAAAATCCCGGACGCGCGGAGATCTATACGATCACTTTCAAAACGGACTTACAAAACATCAACGGCATTCGCCTGGAGGCACTCACCGACCCCAGCCTTCCGAAAAATGGACCAGGCCGCAGTCCCTCCGGCGATTTCGAATTAACCATGCTCACGGTCAAAACAGCGTCTCTAGAAAAACCTCAAACAACCCAAGAGATCAAATTGCAAAAAGCACAGGCCAGCTTTGAAATGGCCGGTTATAAGGTGGACCGTGTGATCAATAACAGCCCGCACACAGGCTGGTCGATCAGTCCTCAGCAGGGTAAGAAACAGATTGCCACCTTTGAGACTAAAGCAGCATTCGGATTTGAAAAAGGCACCTTGATCACTGTTTCGCTACAACAGTCTTCGACCCGGAAACTCTATCATAACCTGGGACGCTTTCGACTTTCACTCACAACGGGTCCGAAACCGTTACCTTTAAACGGAATGACAGATTTAATTGCTGAGACATTAAATACTCCCCGGAACAAAAGAACCAGCGAACAACAACAGGAACTGTTGGAGTATTACCGCACAATCGACCCTCAGTTAGAGAAACTGAAACAGGCAGAACTGGCACATCGAAAGAAAGCACCACGCAACCCCGCTGAAACCACAAAAGCTCAGGTTGTCAATCACCTCAAAACACCGCGCAAGACCCGCTTGTTGGTTCGAGGCGATTTCCTTAACCCGGCTGATGAAGTGCAACCGAACACACCGGCCATCTTGCCGCCGCTGAATTCAAAAACCCCCAGTCGCGTTGATCTGGCCCGTTGGCTGTTCGATCCTAACAACCCGCTCACGGCACGCGTGACCGTGAATCGTATCTGGAGTCGCTATTTTGGACGCGGTCTTGTTTCCACAATTAATGATTTTGGCACGCAAGGAGAACTTCCTTCCCATCCCGAACTTCTGGACTGGCTCGCGATTCATTTCCGGGAGCACAACTGGAGCCTCAAACAGCTTCACAAATTAATTGTAATGTCAGCGACTTATCGGCAGTCCTCCCATACCAGACCAGAACTTGCAGAACGTGATCCTTACAACACATGGCTGTCACATCAGAACCGTCTTCGCGTCGAAGCGGAAATCATTCGTGACCAGGCTTTGAGCGTTAGCGGTCTGATCAAGCATAAAATTGGGGGACGGAGTGTCAATCCACCTCAACCCGACGGAGTTGCCAGTCTGGGATATGCCAACTCAGTCAAATGGCCTACCAGTAAAGGTGATGACCGATACCGGCGGGGCCTATACACGTTCTTCCAGAGAACAGTCCCCTACCCGATGTTAATGACTTTCGACTCGCCTGATTCGAATTTGAGTTGTACCCGCAGGGAAAGATCAAACACTCCACTGCAGGCATTAACCATCTGGAATGATCCTGTCTTCTTTGAATGTTCGCAGGTACTCGGAAAACGCATCGTTGAAGACACACAACAAACGGATGCCAGCTTGACATCTCGCATTAACCGTGCGTTCCAACTGACTCTGGCCCGTCAACCGTCACAAGCAGAACACGACATCATCAAGCAACTGTATCTTGAACAGACTCAACACCTGAAATCAGATCAGGCGGCTGTCAGTAAGCTGACAAATTCGCAAATCATTCCCACAGGCAGTACCCCACAAGAGGTCGCTGCCTGGATTATCATTGGACGGGTCCTGATGAATCTGGATGAATTTGTCACTCGTGGTTAG
- a CDS encoding DUF1501 domain-containing protein, with translation MMNSNADSLNLARRRFLMNSSCSVASFALAAMMEKEGLLAAESNLSNPLAPKDSHFPGTAKNCIFIFLAGGPSQIDLYDPKPKLQELNGQPLPKELTEKVRFAFINKETATLSGSSRKFKKYGECGTEFSDVLPNIGSCADDIALIRSMYTEQFNHHPAQLMMNTGVGRFGRPSVGSWLNYGLGSQSNNLPGYVVLTAGRGASGGASLWSSGSLPSTYAGVLFRNKGEPVLNLNNPPGINAEIQKSGLEAIKKLNQQQLAQTGDDEIASRIASYELAFQMQSSAPELIDLSSETKETQEAYGVNRKGNTKNGKRGGGSDTESAFARNCLLARRLVERGVRFINLYHASWDHHSGLDAGISRNAGIVDQPVAALLKDLKQRGLLDSTLVVMAGEFGRTPLGENRTGSKAVTGRDHHPGAFSLWMAGGGVKGGQVIGKTTELGWSVEEDPVHINDFHATLLHLFGLNHLKLAQKFGGLDIRLTNVGGKIVEKLIA, from the coding sequence ATGATGAATTCCAATGCTGATTCCTTAAATCTGGCACGACGACGCTTCCTGATGAACTCATCGTGCAGCGTAGCCAGTTTTGCACTGGCGGCCATGATGGAAAAAGAGGGTCTGCTGGCTGCGGAATCCAATCTGTCCAATCCACTGGCTCCCAAAGACTCTCATTTCCCGGGAACCGCCAAAAACTGTATTTTCATTTTTCTGGCAGGTGGCCCCAGCCAAATTGACTTGTATGACCCCAAACCCAAACTTCAGGAACTCAACGGACAGCCTCTGCCGAAAGAACTGACTGAAAAGGTTCGTTTCGCTTTCATCAACAAAGAAACCGCAACCTTAAGTGGCTCTTCGCGTAAATTCAAAAAATACGGCGAATGCGGCACCGAATTCTCCGACGTACTTCCCAATATCGGCTCCTGTGCAGACGATATCGCACTGATTCGTTCCATGTACACAGAACAGTTTAATCATCACCCCGCCCAGCTCATGATGAATACAGGCGTCGGACGCTTTGGACGTCCGAGCGTCGGATCATGGTTGAATTACGGCCTCGGAAGTCAATCCAATAACCTGCCCGGCTATGTTGTTCTGACAGCCGGACGTGGAGCCAGTGGCGGTGCCTCACTCTGGTCAAGCGGCTCCTTACCTTCCACCTATGCTGGAGTCTTATTCCGAAACAAAGGAGAACCTGTTCTCAATCTGAATAATCCTCCCGGCATCAATGCAGAAATTCAGAAATCCGGCCTGGAAGCGATCAAAAAACTGAACCAGCAACAGTTGGCACAAACGGGCGATGACGAAATCGCCAGCCGAATCGCCAGCTATGAACTTGCCTTTCAAATGCAATCATCGGCTCCGGAACTGATTGATCTATCTAGCGAAACCAAGGAAACACAAGAAGCATACGGCGTAAACCGTAAGGGCAATACCAAAAATGGAAAACGCGGAGGAGGCTCAGATACCGAGTCCGCATTTGCCCGTAATTGTCTTTTGGCGCGCAGACTCGTTGAACGAGGAGTACGGTTTATCAATCTATATCACGCCTCATGGGACCACCATAGTGGCCTGGATGCGGGAATTTCCAGAAATGCCGGCATCGTCGATCAGCCGGTCGCAGCACTACTCAAAGATCTCAAGCAGCGCGGCCTGCTCGATTCAACGCTGGTCGTAATGGCAGGTGAATTTGGACGCACCCCTCTCGGAGAAAATCGAACTGGGTCAAAAGCCGTCACGGGACGTGATCATCACCCGGGGGCCTTCAGTCTTTGGATGGCAGGAGGGGGTGTCAAAGGCGGTCAAGTAATTGGAAAGACCACCGAACTGGGCTGGTCTGTCGAAGAAGATCCGGTGCACATCAACGATTTCCATGCCACCCTGCTGCATTTGTTTGGGTTAAACCACCTGAAACTGGCTCAGAAATTCGGTGGACTGGATATCCGTCTGACAAACGTCGGCGGCAAAATCGTCGAAAAACTAATCGCCTGA